Proteins co-encoded in one candidate division WOR-3 bacterium genomic window:
- a CDS encoding zf-TFIIB domain-containing protein, which produces MKGMLGCPKCGKKFPLKEIKVKTVIVDQCPNCEGVWFDFKGQELLEILKRGYDNLPEELKKSWEGSVGVERGKEGSYQCPRCGNRLSNYWYCAEKNKTFLIDGCPKGCGVWLDDGELKKAYQYVEPYLPKIKEGEIKKGIFMKLWNYWQK; this is translated from the coding sequence ATGAAAGGAATGTTAGGTTGTCCCAAATGTGGAAAGAAATTCCCTTTGAAGGAGATTAAAGTTAAGACGGTAATAGTTGACCAATGCCCCAATTGCGAAGGTGTCTGGTTTGATTTTAAGGGGCAAGAACTTTTAGAAATCCTTAAAAGGGGATACGATAATCTACCGGAGGAATTGAAAAAGAGTTGGGAAGGAAGTGTAGGAGTTGAGAGGGGAAAGGAAGGAAGTTATCAATGTCCCCGTTGTGGCAATAGACTTTCTAACTATTGGTATTGTGCGGAAAAGAATAAGACTTTTCTTATTGATGGTTGTCCGAAGGGATGTGGGGTATGGCTTGATGACGGAGAATTAAAAAAGGCTTATCAATATGTGGAACCGTATTTGCCGAAGATAAAAGAGGGCGAAATAAAAAAAGGAATTTTTATGAAGTTGTGGAATTATTGGCAGAAATAA